The region atgcattagaagttggcgacgtcaaaaactctccgtcccttattgacagagtctgggggcttcgtgggagaatcacccagcacggttgttcgctggtttataagacaaatgtcacatctcctgcctgctaaacacaattatttataagacaacttattacaatctcttttgctaacctgcaactggattctaagtgtgatcaatcatcaaaactcctctatgttgctacaacctacggcacgtgtattttcccgccgccatattgttaaccagaatcctgttgtcaagcagacgacaaaggtttgtgaggaacacttttttgtctaaatgctgcgtgtgatagtggactgaggaagatattttcctcaaagtttgctcctaacacaacaaggaacacatggacatagtagtattaccattgctacggcatccagctaacttcccatgaataatgtaacgttacacgttgcccgatgatgacgatgggccgactttgagtgaagttctaccgactcaacacacgggttgttcccgaactggcctgatgtgtgcggtacggccgttttttcgtgtattttttttacttggacacgtctatatccatagcactctcctcaagccaaggatagaacgaatagctgctgtataaaatgtgattagcggtaagatattcaagacgaatcttctctcccgaattaatgtgcccccctgtccgacagcaccgttattgtgcgtacggcggacggtagtttcaagttgaaatattatggtgtcagcacgactagagacaaaatctaccatatatatgattagtgcaaagatagtacatgatactgacagaattatagaaaaaaaggatggtttattgttctgctagattgatttcagtcaaccattatcggaaaaatcccgaatttatgttacccaacgttaacaaaaattcctaatttttttttttgccaaaaaaaCTCTTTCATTTTATTATAGTCCCATAAATTTTATCATTTAGTGCAGTGTACGATGGTTTGTAGACCCAATAAGTTGTTCATAACAGACTCTTTCTGAAGGTATATGTTTCTACAGCAGCTTTACGCCAATTTTTAAGTAAAGACAAATCAATGCCTTGGgccatgcaaaaaaatgatgccccccccccccccatttttagATAAATAATTTTCAGGACCGCAGATATGCAAAGCCGATGCACAGATGTGTATTTTCAAACTTGTGCAATTTCAAACCAATCAAGTCAACAATCAGCCATGAGCTTTTTATATTTTAGCTCTGGCCATTGAACTAGAAGTATGGCTGGGGCCTTTGCTcatgaaaattgcaacaagcCTAATATATACTttgtttccaaaaataattttatcaggttggtagaaaataggatatggaAGATTCTCACCGCAAtgagtagccgatgtaggtggcccTTTTGCGGTGAGACTGAGAACACTGTCCAAAATAtggtttgtatcccccctcggtcatcgacagagaggataacagacgcacctggtggattaaggaggcagtctggataaggaagacaacgccggtgatgaaccgagacgaggggggatacaaacttagccatattttggacagtgttctcaccgcaaaagcgccacctacatcggatacttatagcggtgagaagcagtactccagtcagaagctctgaagaaggtgtctgatagacatcgaaacgttagcaagtgagatcaatacctggttgtgtataaagaatctcccatatccaatATACTTTGTTGTTTCTCTGCCTATCCCTGTTTCTGATGTCTTAACCTTGCTCACAGCTGAGACAGAACCACACGAGGGGAAGAGAAAGGTGGAGGCACTCTGGCCCATCTTTAAGATTCACCACCAGAAGTCTCGCTACATCTTCGACCTGTTCTACCGCAGGAAGGCAATCAGCAGAGGTAACCAACTATAatcctttatttatttatttattaatctttagggtggtcccttcagttaacattgtaactgatttccaagggagccttTCAGTATTTAATCATAAATTCGTTATTGTTAAAACTATCACAGTATCAGGCTGttaaaatctccaagcagatgtagggtgtcACTAAGTTAAGTCTCATCGTACAATGTTTTCAAGTTGGCTTTGTAGCCCATTTGGTAAAATAGTACATGACACCTGACTGTTCAGTTGCATTTTGTAACAAAGAATAAATCAATAGAATAAAAGACTTTTATACAAGTTCAAATGAGCATCATTTAAACCCTTGCAGTCTTGCTGGCTAGGAATTGTGGCTTTTTGTGACTTTCACATCTGTCGGGCTATCTCGCCTCATACCCACCTGATGAGTAAAATACTTTTATGATAAAAAATAAAAGACAAGCTCAAACACAATCTAACCTTAGCACTTGCGGTCTTGCTTTTGCTGGCTAGGAATTGTGGCTTTCCATGACTTTCACATCTGTTGGGCTATATGTTACCTCATACCCACCTGATTAACATAATTTCCCATCATCTTTTACCCCATTCAGAGCTGTATGAGTACTGCCTGAAGGAGGCGATAGCAGACAAGAACCTGATAGCCAAGTGGAAGAAGCAGGGTTATGAGAACCTCTGCTGTCTGCGCTGCATCCAGACAAGAGACACAAACTTCGGCACCAACTGTATCTGCAGAGTCCCAAAGAGCAAGCTGGAAGAGGTGAGAACTGTTGATTTTTTGGATGTCAGATGACTCAGCCCATtataccaactcggcccagtcaactcagcccatctccctagtcacCTCGGCCCCAAAACCTCAGAGTCAACAGTTTGAAGCTGTATGACACAAAGACGTGGTCTGTAGtaaaatcatgttgattgccTAAGCACCGGCGGTATGTGTCTCCAAAAACCTCAAACTAAGTCAACAGTTTgaagttgtctgacaaaaaaaggcgGTCTCTattaaaatcatgttgattgccTAAGCACCGGCGGTATGTGTCTCCAAAAACCTCAAACTAAGTCAACAGTTTgaagttgtctgacaaaaaaaggcgGTCTCTattaaaatcatgttgattgccTAAGTGCCGGCTGTATGGAGCTCCAAAAACCTCAATTACGCAATAGACATTGttactaaaatgtacatgtacatgtatgttactacccGGGACACAGCGGGTaaacattaaaaattgcagTCATGAGGTTGTGGTTTAGAAGGTgttttttgctttattttgtggtaattTGGCGATGGGCCGACTTGACCTCGGCGATTGGCCGACTTGACCACcacgatgggccgagttgaccagatttgcgatgggccgagttggaaatgggccgagttgtcctgataccgttTTTTTGTACAATAGGAGAGGAATGGCATTATGAGACTACGTCAATGACAAGGATATTTTCATGGTGCATATGGATCACACATTGTAGTTCTTTTAAGGAAAGGGATAACGGTTCAATGTTCAAAGCCTTGTCACATACTGTAAGTTCATAtacatttgcagtggttttattttgcactaggagggaaaggaggtttttatgGGGGTTTTtaattcgcagttgaaacagttctgtagtacagtatagTCATACAAAGGGAGATATACTTGTGTTGTCACAAATTCGTGTTGCAGAgatcaccacaaaaataaaaccacagtgaaagttttaaaatgtaaaGTACTAAGATATCCTTTTGATTGTATTGTGATGGTGATacaagttgtattttgtatgtaagGACTGTCTGTGGTAAAAATGCATGAATTTTAGACGTTACAGTATCTGGGACTAACGTTTTCTCGTCCTACAGGGCCGTATTGTGGAGTGTGTACACTGTGGCTGCAGAGGTTGCTCCGGATAGAGACAGTCATCTACATCATCTGATACATTGTTGAGTCTATGACTAAGACCTAGAAGGCCGAAGATTCTTCagtatttgttattttgtattgtTGGTGAGACTGAACTTAACATACAACGTTAGATCTGAAATAAGTTATGGCTGTACTCTTGTTTTACTTCAGTTTTAGATCTCGTTAAGTTATGAAGCAAATATCACAAACTGTAACGATAAAATCAGGCATGCACTGTACCTATGACATTGAACACTTAACCAGCTCCCTGTTGCGGAGAAATTGTGATACCTAAATTGTACTGGATAATGAGCTAAGTAGCAGGAAGAAAGTTAAAGATTTATGGTGACCTAGCTATGGCCCTGTTGATCAGGTATTCTTTGTGCTTGAACTGAACCAAGAATAGAAACTGCATTAGTACAGAATAACATTAAAAAGTTTGATGATGCAATTCCATGAGCAGGTTCAAAGATATATGCAAGAGGAATTTACCTTGTTCTTGTTGAAAGACTTGCATCCATGAGCATGTTTCTGTAGCCATATGAAAGTGAATCTGCAAAGGACAAATGTCATCAGGTTTTATCTATGTTTATGAGGATCAGCAttaggatttttattttcccccccaaaaaaaaatttaggaaaaaaaaaaattcatgaaaacagaaggctggcccagccatctgttttcatgattttttttttctaaattttttttttttgaaactaaaaatccgttaaccataaaattaaatttgtgtggccttacccATATATAGTTTCATGTCCATGTTGTACTATCTTGTATGGTAATTGTATTACTGCAATGTTAAAGACAAATGgttcaatctttttttaaattgttttgaACACTGTCCAATCTACATATGCCCCAAGCTCTTGTATATGGTGTAAGTAATGTTTATTGGTGGTAGGCATAAAACATACATAATGTAGAATATAAACAATCCTTAACACAATTGTACACACATGAATGGTACAGGTAGGACAGGTGAACACATAACAAATGTACTGCACAATGTGAATGTGTGaatggaaaaataaaaagactctttgctGTTCAAATGAACATTTCTTTGGCAAGTATGGCAGTCTTACTGAGTGTTTTAGAACGTTTAACAAGTAGCAACATAACTGTAGAATTTGTGTTTCTGAAACAGTTGGAATGTAAAAAATAATACAAGTTCCTGAAATAAATGCATCTTGTGATTCACAAATATCCTAACTCACTCACTTTAAAGGCTAACTCTGTGCAACTTAAAAGAAAATGTAAGGGCTTCATTAAGCCTAATACAAGCCTAGATATCAGCCTTGCTAGGCTCTAGTCTACTCCATGAGAGATTGCTGTGCCTATACAAGTCTGATATCTGAAGCAACTGGTACCTAGGCTAATGTATATCTTTTGACATAAATAGCAAATACTATCTAAATACTGGTCTATAGGAATACAAAATGTGGCTTGTTTTCATGATAACAGATTATTGCATATCACCTTTCCAGAACCTAATACCGGTAATGTAAAAAAAGGTCTCCAGTTGCAACTGACCATGTTTGGAACACCAAAGCCTTTGCCAGTGGTGTCAaagaattcatacaaattttacggaatacatgcAAATTTTAGggaatacatacaatccattactagaaacatacgatccttacggaatacatacgatccattacgcagaaacatacgatccttacggaatacatacgatccattacacggaatacatacgatccttactgatttggagaaatgtgcctggatcatgtgacaccggcggcaaattcaatatggggaactcgggataaccagttcttcgtacgatatcttggcttttaagagcttaataatggcgtatcccatccgactaaactctaaaaatctcaagctgcactaaattaagactggTGTAGGCTTAGACTGACTAGGAGGACAAGACAAatctagattcggtgctagcacAATGgcaacaaattagtaaggatcgtaccGGTATGTATTCCACGTAATGGATcttatgtattccgtacggaacgtatgtttctgcgtaatggatcgtatgtattccgtacggatcgtatgtttctagtaatggatcatatgtattccgtaaaattcgtatgtattccgtaaaattcgtatgaattctttggcacccctgtttgCAGAGTCATACATGAAATGTGAAGGAAATTACTATTGCCTTTACAGCTGTGAATTGAACTTATATAGCAGATGTTTCAGAGGAAATTATGAAAAGGATACCAGTCCTATACTTTGGTATTGCACAGTGCCAATTATACAGAGCCCTTACCAAGCAAACTTTAAATTATTTCAACTAGAACTAACTGCAAAGTCAAATGCTGTGACTTGATTAACATATGCTAACTTATTTTGTAGATTCTGGTATTATATTGCTGAAATATTGATAAAAACAGTTGACATGCTTGGAATATCATTTCTATGATGTCTTACTACTTTACAATTGTGTTGGTCATTTAGCTAGAGACTGTTATCCCATAGTAAATcacagtgatatacatgtatatggtggcAATCATAAACAATGGTTACATGAATGTAATGATTAAGCTGGATATTCATAACTTGATAATCAAAAATGAttccaaacaaacagacagacagactgatgaTCCTGAAGTTAAATCTTCAAGTTGAAAGTTTGATAATAACTCTAAATCTAGCAAAATTTGTCCCCTGAGGGCTTATATGTGAACATGTAGATACATGAAGTTCCAACAAATTACATTGAAAAGGTGCCCAGATTCTTAAGCTATAGTTCTCATCATTTTTGCCTTTTACTAACTTACTACACATGTAGTGACATGTATGTTGCTGTATAGATTTATTCAGCCTTGTGCAACAAAGAAGAGTGCAGAGATCTAACCACTACGTTGAATTCCATACTTCTCACTGGTTGCCTTGGATTTAGAAAGTCTTATAGACTGTCAGGTCACATGTTGGaagcaatttcacaatttcaACTTATCACACCGAAGTTTCACAGTCATTTGAAAAAGCATATTTCACTCTACTTTGCAGTGTCTACCTTTTTGTAATAGCATTGATTAACATAGAGATATTTGGCCTCAAAGTATTTGTTGGAAGTTGCATATTTCCAGTAGCGTTCCAAATGCAAAGTAACCAGCGATATTTCCTAATCATTCTACAGTGATTTCCCATCCCTTATGTACGAAGCAGGCTGCGAAATATAAGTGTTCGCTAAGGTCCCCGCCGGGTACCCACTCACACGCGACCTGTCTGTCCGCCACCGTGATCGAAACTCGCAACTTCTTGGGGTCACTGGGCACCTTACTGGTGTCGAAGGTCACGTTGGTGCCCTTGGCGAGTGCTGGAAGCTGATTGGTCATCTCTTTGCCGTTGACGTGGACTACTCCTGTGGAACCTACGCATACTGCACCTATACGCTGTAGAATGGAGTCCTCCTCTTGTACTAGTACAAGTCCAAGGCCATCACCACGGTGGGTTTTCCCTGTTCCGTTGACCTGGGGACAAAAAATACCAAAATATTGTCTCTTGATTAAAAGAGAAGTGTGCATAGCTTTCAGTCTTTTTCAGTTTATGGATTTGAAACCTTAGCAGTTGTCCACTGAATGTGGTAACAGGTATGTGTTAAACCCTAGCAGTATTAGATTGGCTTTTTAATTTAATGACACAAACAATTCAAAGGGTTTTCAATACacaacagggctgtctccagctttaatctTTTTCCAACTCATTGtctgggagcccatgttgttattttcatcaatttcaggtcagattttttggacaaatggggtgaaatttttgtctgtcctaaCAAGCAAACTAGGTAGTCCTAAAGGTAGCATAATCTTCaacaagatgaagaagaagcAAATGGGATTTTtcaggatggagggacgggcAATGGAGACAACCCTGATACACAATCAAATAGtgatgtgtacctaaaccccggacctgatccggactggacctaacgtttaggttcaagtccaaaaaaacctaaacgtctggaaagaagtccggacttgaaacaaaaaatctct is a window of Branchiostoma lanceolatum isolate klBraLanc5 chromosome 8, klBraLanc5.hap2, whole genome shotgun sequence DNA encoding:
- the LOC136439914 gene encoding protein BUD31 homolog, translated to MPKVRRSRKPPPEGWELIEPTLDELDQKMREAETEPHEGKRKVEALWPIFKIHHQKSRYIFDLFYRRKAISRELYEYCLKEAIADKNLIAKWKKQGYENLCCLRCIQTRDTNFGTNCICRVPKSKLEEGRIVECVHCGCRGCSG